One genomic window of Polyangium aurulentum includes the following:
- a CDS encoding c-type cytochrome produces MRTSDHKRPLALLLLALVGAATVAGAGCSGTENPPIPGNDVVVAAKTPPAISGGTLITTKDATTAVASDPDRDRVWIVDLVSKSLKSEVLLEEGDEPGRVVEDANGRAHVALRAGGAVATIDIASGKLIDRRDVCNSPRGIAYDSAGDKLHVACAGGQLVTLPAAGGEATRVLRLDRDLRDVVVQGDKLVVTRFRSSELLVVGLDGKVWQRARPPASAGTFDQFGFEQNFEPAVAWRMVSKPSGGAVLVHQRAVTTPVVVTQPGGYGGTGGGCDGGIVRTTVTEVEPGSETIPVVLPTTPGGNLPHTALPVDVAMSATNEVTVVAAGSNTIFRTHRDFLNSVSDCDPPGEPAPGQPVAAAYAGDTKLVVQIREPAALWIPDGNVTIALPGESVRDTGHDLFHKSPSGSGSLSCASCHPEGQEDGRTWNFDPIGPRRTQTIGGGILATAPLHWDGDMQDMNEIMSEVFVNRMGGTDPGPRHARLIARYVDALPVLPREEPVDTAAVERGKALYESEAVGCATCHTGGMLTNNESVDVGTGKAFQVPTLLGIADRAPYMHTGCAPTLRDRFTNPECGGGDKHGRTSQLSAAQIDDLVAYLETL; encoded by the coding sequence ATGCGCACCAGCGATCATAAACGCCCCCTCGCCCTGCTTCTGCTCGCCCTCGTAGGAGCGGCCACCGTCGCCGGCGCCGGCTGCTCCGGCACCGAGAACCCGCCCATCCCCGGCAACGATGTCGTCGTCGCCGCCAAGACGCCCCCCGCCATCAGCGGCGGCACGCTCATCACCACCAAGGACGCCACCACCGCCGTCGCCTCGGACCCGGATCGTGACCGCGTCTGGATCGTCGACCTCGTGAGCAAGTCGCTGAAGAGCGAGGTGCTCCTCGAAGAGGGCGACGAGCCGGGCCGCGTCGTCGAGGACGCGAACGGGCGTGCGCACGTCGCGCTCCGCGCCGGCGGCGCCGTGGCGACGATCGACATCGCCTCGGGCAAGCTCATCGACCGCCGCGACGTGTGCAACTCGCCGCGCGGCATCGCCTACGACAGCGCGGGCGACAAGCTGCACGTCGCGTGCGCCGGCGGCCAGCTCGTCACCCTGCCCGCCGCGGGCGGCGAGGCGACCCGGGTCCTCCGCCTCGACCGCGACCTGCGCGACGTGGTCGTCCAGGGCGACAAGCTCGTCGTCACGCGCTTCCGCTCCTCCGAGCTGCTCGTCGTCGGCCTCGACGGCAAGGTCTGGCAGCGCGCCCGTCCGCCCGCGTCCGCCGGCACGTTCGACCAGTTCGGCTTCGAGCAGAACTTCGAGCCCGCCGTCGCCTGGCGCATGGTCTCCAAGCCCTCGGGCGGCGCGGTCCTCGTCCACCAGCGCGCCGTGACCACGCCCGTCGTCGTGACGCAGCCCGGCGGCTACGGCGGCACCGGCGGCGGCTGCGACGGCGGCATCGTGCGCACCACGGTCACCGAGGTCGAGCCCGGCAGCGAGACCATCCCGGTCGTGCTCCCCACGACCCCCGGCGGCAACCTCCCGCACACCGCCCTGCCCGTCGACGTGGCCATGTCCGCCACGAACGAGGTCACGGTCGTCGCCGCTGGCAGCAACACGATCTTCCGCACGCACCGCGACTTCTTGAACAGCGTCTCGGACTGCGATCCGCCCGGCGAGCCCGCCCCGGGCCAGCCCGTCGCGGCCGCGTACGCCGGCGACACGAAGCTCGTCGTGCAGATCCGCGAGCCCGCCGCGCTCTGGATCCCCGACGGCAACGTGACCATCGCGCTGCCCGGCGAGAGCGTGCGCGACACCGGCCACGACCTGTTCCACAAGAGCCCGAGCGGCTCGGGCTCGCTCTCCTGCGCCTCCTGCCACCCCGAAGGCCAGGAAGACGGCCGCACGTGGAACTTCGACCCGATCGGCCCGCGCCGCACGCAGACGATCGGCGGCGGGATCCTCGCCACGGCGCCGCTCCACTGGGACGGCGACATGCAGGACATGAACGAGATCATGAGCGAGGTCTTCGTCAACCGCATGGGCGGCACCGATCCCGGCCCGCGCCACGCGCGCCTCATCGCCCGCTACGTCGACGCGCTGCCCGTCCTGCCCCGCGAGGAGCCCGTGGACACCGCCGCCGTCGAGCGCGGCAAGGCGCTCTACGAGAGCGAGGCGGTCGGCTGCGCGACCTGCCACACCGGCGGCATGCTCACGAACAACGAGTCGGTCGACGTCGGCACGGGCAAGGCGTTCCAGGTCCCGACGCTCCTCGGCATCGCCGACCGCGCCCCGTACATGCACACCGGCTGCGCGCCCACGCTCCGCGACCGCTTCACCAACCCGGAGTGCGGCGGCGGCGACA
- a CDS encoding TolC family protein has protein sequence MASTSLRLPSTSATRATRPHAALAIGLGCLLTPVVALAQPPAGGAPAAAAPAQPAAAAPVPPVAAGTLPPTVPDRVAVALAPQPGGLTPDEAARIALRTRYSIRSRQAELRAAAARVDQALVNFFPRLSITAGYTRLSPVENQLGIGGGFSVGALQAGVLAPCQTAGPVPGAICSVSQAGESPVVAVETPSFTFPVLLNSYSFVASIAVPISDYVLRISQGYAAATHNENAKRLELEAEQLMVAADAKVAFYNWVRAKGSAAVADDAVQQAQVHLKDAQRTFEVGLISRADVLRLEAQVAAAQQTQAEAGAFANIAEEQLRTLLQLPPGKPLAIGVDVLHGDPAGPAGALNVLQDQALARRLEIRALDETEYSLKENVAITRAGAFPRIDAFADLNYQNPNQRVFPQKDEFRATWDAGVRLSWTINDTFSAIGATKEAQARVEQIALQKSQIKDSLRLEVTSAYSDLVKAIASIEAAERGLVAAEESLRVRQELFRAGRATSTDLVDAEAQVTQARLRRVDARVGLLVARTRLDHAAGRDVPQK, from the coding sequence ATGGCATCCACCTCCCTTCGCCTGCCCTCCACCTCCGCCACGCGGGCCACGCGCCCCCACGCAGCCCTCGCCATCGGCCTCGGGTGCCTTCTCACGCCGGTCGTCGCGCTCGCGCAGCCACCCGCGGGGGGCGCCCCGGCCGCAGCGGCGCCCGCTCAGCCCGCCGCCGCCGCCCCCGTGCCGCCCGTCGCTGCCGGGACCTTGCCTCCCACGGTCCCGGACCGCGTCGCGGTCGCGCTCGCTCCCCAGCCTGGCGGACTCACGCCCGACGAGGCGGCGCGCATCGCGCTGCGCACCCGCTACTCGATCCGCTCGAGGCAGGCCGAGCTGCGCGCGGCTGCGGCGCGCGTCGATCAGGCGCTCGTGAACTTCTTCCCGCGCCTTTCGATCACCGCGGGCTACACGCGCCTGTCTCCGGTCGAGAACCAGCTCGGCATCGGCGGCGGCTTCAGCGTCGGCGCCCTGCAAGCCGGCGTCCTCGCTCCTTGCCAGACGGCAGGCCCGGTCCCGGGCGCGATCTGCTCGGTCTCGCAGGCGGGCGAGTCGCCCGTCGTCGCGGTCGAGACGCCGAGCTTCACCTTCCCCGTCCTGCTCAACTCGTACTCGTTCGTCGCGTCGATCGCGGTGCCGATCTCGGACTACGTGCTGCGCATCTCGCAGGGCTACGCCGCGGCCACGCACAACGAGAACGCGAAGCGCCTCGAGCTCGAGGCCGAGCAGCTCATGGTCGCGGCCGACGCGAAGGTCGCCTTCTACAACTGGGTCCGCGCCAAGGGCAGCGCGGCCGTCGCCGACGACGCCGTCCAGCAGGCCCAGGTGCACCTCAAGGACGCGCAGCGCACCTTCGAGGTCGGCCTCATCTCGCGCGCCGACGTGCTGCGCCTCGAAGCGCAGGTCGCCGCCGCGCAGCAGACCCAGGCCGAGGCGGGAGCCTTCGCGAACATCGCCGAGGAGCAGCTCCGCACCCTGCTGCAACTGCCCCCGGGCAAACCCCTCGCCATCGGCGTCGACGTGCTGCACGGCGATCCCGCAGGGCCCGCGGGCGCGCTCAACGTTCTTCAGGATCAGGCGCTCGCGCGCAGGCTCGAGATCCGCGCGCTCGACGAGACCGAGTACTCGCTGAAGGAGAACGTCGCCATCACGCGCGCAGGGGCGTTCCCGCGCATCGACGCGTTCGCCGACCTCAACTACCAGAACCCGAACCAGCGCGTCTTCCCCCAGAAGGACGAGTTCCGCGCGACGTGGGACGCGGGCGTGCGCCTGTCGTGGACCATCAACGACACCTTCAGCGCGATCGGCGCGACGAAGGAGGCCCAGGCGCGCGTCGAGCAGATCGCGCTGCAGAAGTCGCAGATCAAGGACAGCCTGCGCCTCGAGGTGACGAGCGCGTACAGCGACCTCGTCAAGGCGATCGCGAGCATCGAGGCCGCCGAGCGCGGGCTCGTCGCCGCCGAGGAGTCTCTGCGCGTGCGCCAGGAGCTGTTCCGCGCGGGCCGCGCCACGAGCACCGATCTCGTCGACGCCGAGGCCCAGGTGACGCAGGCGCGCCTTCGCCGCGTCGATGCGCGCGTCGGTCTGCTCGTCGCCAGGACGCGCCTCGATCACGCGGCCGGGCGCGACGTACCCCAGAAATGA
- a CDS encoding sodium/proton-translocating pyrophosphatase, whose amino-acid sequence MTELGLIIGISLLGLAFAAYLSRWVLACPTGEGDMPKVASRIRAAAELFFRRLRSTILAVSAVLGGGIFLAYGLVRRQDEAEPVGALELGVWLTISFALGAASAVAAAQVATWISTRANVRAASGARRSLDHALQIAIRGGAVSGLFAISLGLVGLGGLFAAVFAYKGGFGADPGPALALAPSIPLMIAGYALGASFAALLAELGGGAFAKSADVGADLAGKELNLTEDDSRNPASIADLAGDCAGECAGRASGMLASAVAENLGAMLLAASVFRRNEGIPSVLSIMLFPLVTRAFGVLAAMFGVMVVRTDDREDPMNALARGLYVTALLGTVGAAGAAKWLLGRHWIALFGAAAIGIATGVALLFVVQYYTEHKHRPVREIAESARAGASLAILRGMSVGLESALVPLVLVAAATAGAHVLGARTGLEGGGILGVAVALMGMLGTAAYSLAMDGFGPIIDSAGGIVEMTIARDRPDVRGRTVLLDAVGNTAKALTKVYAAAGAVLATTLLVSAWMDETQRRATAGGAKPADALAVLHVGRPEVYLSAVVGIGLVFWFMARCIASVARAARRVLDEARRQLNARPASALPDHEACVELVSRAALGHMIAPALIAAALPIAVGLGLRFAGTGDNPLAVADAVAALIMAATIAGVLGALLLGNAGGAWDNAKKYIVTGAHGGRYLVDETGARIDNPTYTAAVVGDAVGDPLKDAAGPAIHVLVKMLPVVTIVFLPFFV is encoded by the coding sequence ATGACCGAGCTCGGGCTCATCATCGGCATCAGCCTGCTGGGGCTCGCTTTCGCGGCCTACCTGTCGCGATGGGTGCTCGCGTGCCCCACGGGCGAGGGCGACATGCCCAAGGTCGCCTCGCGCATCCGCGCCGCCGCCGAGCTGTTCTTCCGCCGCCTGCGCAGCACCATCCTCGCCGTCTCCGCGGTCCTCGGCGGAGGCATCTTCCTCGCCTACGGCCTCGTGCGCCGCCAGGACGAGGCCGAGCCGGTCGGGGCCCTCGAGCTGGGCGTGTGGCTGACGATCTCCTTCGCGCTCGGCGCCGCGTCCGCCGTCGCGGCGGCGCAGGTCGCCACGTGGATCTCGACCCGCGCCAACGTCCGCGCCGCGAGCGGGGCGCGCAGGTCGCTCGATCACGCGCTGCAGATCGCGATCCGCGGCGGCGCGGTCTCGGGCCTCTTCGCGATCTCGCTCGGCCTCGTGGGGCTCGGGGGGCTGTTCGCCGCGGTCTTCGCCTACAAGGGCGGCTTCGGCGCGGATCCGGGGCCGGCCCTCGCGCTCGCTCCGTCGATCCCGCTCATGATCGCGGGCTACGCGCTCGGCGCGAGCTTCGCGGCCCTGCTCGCCGAGCTCGGCGGAGGCGCGTTCGCCAAGAGCGCGGACGTGGGCGCGGACCTCGCGGGCAAGGAGCTGAACCTCACCGAGGACGACAGCCGAAACCCCGCCTCGATCGCGGATCTCGCGGGCGACTGCGCGGGCGAGTGCGCGGGCAGGGCCTCGGGCATGCTCGCGTCCGCCGTGGCCGAGAACCTCGGCGCGATGCTCCTCGCGGCCTCGGTTTTCCGCAGGAACGAGGGCATCCCGAGCGTGCTGTCGATCATGCTCTTCCCGCTCGTGACGCGCGCGTTCGGCGTGCTCGCGGCGATGTTCGGCGTGATGGTGGTGCGCACCGACGATCGCGAGGACCCCATGAACGCGCTCGCCCGAGGGCTGTACGTCACGGCGCTCCTCGGCACGGTGGGCGCGGCGGGCGCGGCGAAGTGGCTGCTCGGCCGGCACTGGATCGCGCTCTTCGGCGCGGCGGCGATCGGCATCGCCACGGGCGTCGCGCTCCTGTTCGTCGTGCAGTACTACACCGAGCACAAGCATCGTCCGGTCCGGGAGATCGCCGAGTCTGCGCGCGCGGGCGCCTCGCTCGCGATCCTGCGCGGGATGTCGGTCGGGCTCGAGAGCGCGCTCGTTCCGCTCGTGCTCGTGGCGGCTGCGACGGCGGGAGCGCATGTCCTCGGCGCGCGCACGGGGCTCGAGGGCGGCGGGATCCTGGGCGTCGCGGTGGCGCTGATGGGCATGCTCGGCACCGCGGCGTACTCGCTCGCGATGGATGGGTTTGGCCCGATCATCGACAGCGCGGGCGGGATCGTCGAGATGACCATCGCGCGCGATCGGCCGGACGTGCGAGGCCGGACCGTGCTGCTCGACGCGGTGGGAAACACCGCCAAGGCGCTGACCAAGGTGTACGCGGCGGCGGGGGCGGTGCTCGCGACGACGCTGCTCGTTTCGGCCTGGATGGACGAGACGCAGCGGCGCGCGACGGCGGGGGGGGCGAAGCCGGCGGACGCTCTGGCCGTCCTGCACGTGGGGCGGCCCGAGGTGTACCTGAGCGCGGTCGTCGGCATCGGGCTGGTTTTCTGGTTCATGGCGCGGTGCATCGCGAGCGTGGCGCGCGCGGCGCGGCGGGTGCTCGACGAGGCGCGCAGGCAGCTCAACGCCAGGCCCGCCAGCGCGTTGCCGGATCACGAGGCGTGCGTCGAGCTCGTCTCGCGCGCGGCGCTCGGACACATGATTGCGCCTGCCCTGATCGCCGCGGCGTTGCCGATCGCGGTGGGACTAGGCTTGCGCTTCGCCGGAACGGGGGATAATCCTCTAGCCGTTGCCGACGCGGTCGCAGCCCTGATCATGGCCGCGACGATCGCCGGCGTCCTGGGCGCGCTTCTCCTCGGCAACGCAGGGGGTGCCTGGGACAATGCGAAGAAGTACATCGTGACCGGGGCGCACGGCGGGCGATACCTCGTCGACGAGACCGGCGCGCGCATCGACAACCCGACGTACACCGCGGCGGTCGTGGGGGACGCGGTGGGCGATCCCCTGAAAGACGCCGCCGGGCCCGCGATCCACGTCCTTGTGAAAATGCTGCCCGTGGTCACGATCGTCTTTTTGCCGTTCTTCGTCTGA